In Massilia violaceinigra, one DNA window encodes the following:
- a CDS encoding GNAT family N-acetyltransferase/peptidase C39 family protein, which produces MSAVVDQRAAQRDAAGLQRRAATCRIRQAGPEDITTLLGIEEASFDSDRLSRRSFRHLLTEGNSVTLIDEADGHARGYITLLFRTGVSLARVYSIATAPDWLGQGVGSALLRAAEELALAHNCVAMRLEIRKDNLASQRLFLGQGYALFGEHGAYYEDGMDALRFEKSLTARLRPELARTTYYRQTLGFTCGASCLMMAMKAFNHALVLNRTLELQIWREATTIFMTAGHGGCGPYGLALAGHRRGYPTEIYVNGDGVLFRESVRSEEKRDVITLVHDDFVRQAREAGIPVHHRVAGTAELTRCYADGGIPLVLISTYRLTRERAPHWVLLTGCDDRYFFIHDPDNASGRAADERINMAILKKDFERMARYGRNATKAVVVIYPRSSSPMPGRAAAQPTF; this is translated from the coding sequence ATGAGTGCTGTAGTTGATCAGCGGGCCGCGCAACGCGACGCGGCGGGCTTGCAGCGCAGAGCCGCAACTTGCCGGATCCGGCAGGCTGGCCCGGAAGACATTACGACCTTGCTGGGCATCGAAGAGGCCAGTTTCGATTCCGACCGCCTCAGCCGCCGCAGCTTTCGCCATTTGCTTACCGAAGGCAACTCCGTGACCTTGATCGACGAGGCCGATGGCCATGCGCGCGGCTACATTACCCTGTTGTTCCGGACCGGCGTTTCGCTGGCGCGCGTGTATTCGATCGCCACCGCGCCCGACTGGCTGGGCCAGGGAGTCGGTTCGGCACTGCTGCGCGCCGCCGAAGAACTGGCACTGGCGCACAATTGCGTGGCAATGCGCCTGGAGATCCGCAAGGACAACCTGGCATCGCAGCGGCTCTTTCTTGGCCAGGGGTATGCCCTGTTCGGCGAACACGGCGCTTACTACGAGGATGGCATGGACGCCCTGCGGTTCGAAAAATCGCTCACCGCGCGTCTGCGCCCGGAGCTGGCCCGGACCACCTATTACCGCCAGACCCTGGGTTTCACCTGCGGCGCGTCGTGCCTGATGATGGCCATGAAGGCGTTCAACCATGCGTTGGTGCTCAACCGTACGCTGGAACTGCAGATCTGGCGCGAAGCGACCACGATTTTCATGACGGCCGGCCACGGCGGCTGCGGGCCCTACGGACTGGCCTTGGCGGGGCACCGGCGCGGCTATCCGACCGAGATCTACGTCAATGGCGATGGCGTGCTGTTCCGCGAGTCGGTGCGCAGCGAAGAAAAGCGCGACGTCATCACTCTGGTGCACGACGATTTCGTGCGCCAGGCGCGCGAGGCCGGCATCCCGGTTCACCACCGGGTTGCCGGCACGGCCGAACTGACCCGCTGCTATGCCGATGGCGGCATCCCGCTGGTACTGATCTCGACCTACAGGCTCACGCGCGAACGTGCGCCGCACTGGGTGCTGCTCACCGGATGCGACGACCGCTATTTTTTCATCCACGATCCCGACAATGCCAGCGGACGGGCGGCGGACGAGCGCATCAACATGGCGATTCTGAAGAAAGACTTCGAGCGCATGGCGCGCTATGGCCGCAACGCCACCAAGGCGGTGGTGGTGATCTATCCCCGTTCCAGCTCTCCCATGCCCGGTCGCGCGGCCGCTCAACCCACCTTCTGA
- a CDS encoding GNAT family N-acetyltransferase: MNGGKGKPAVLIGKRVRLRLIEERDASGLFELYSDQDVMRYWNHAPWTRPEQADRAVEEARSEHASGISLHYVIEHLSTKKLIGSCALYAVDQENRCAALGYLLAKSCWGQGYLSEAMQRFLGYAFMQLTLDSIHADIHPGNAASAKALTRLGFRQDRDRRASWLVGGAQCATASYRLTRRDWLESAVHANVLTAALLDQSQAQR, encoded by the coding sequence ATGAATGGTGGCAAGGGCAAGCCGGCTGTGCTCATCGGCAAGCGGGTCAGGCTACGCTTGATCGAAGAGCGCGATGCGTCCGGGTTGTTCGAGCTTTACTCGGATCAGGACGTCATGCGCTATTGGAACCACGCGCCATGGACAAGGCCGGAGCAGGCCGACAGGGCGGTTGAAGAAGCCCGCTCCGAGCACGCGAGCGGCATCAGCCTGCATTATGTCATCGAGCATTTGTCCACAAAAAAGCTCATCGGCAGCTGCGCCCTGTACGCAGTCGACCAGGAAAACCGCTGTGCGGCGCTCGGCTACCTGCTGGCCAAGTCGTGCTGGGGCCAAGGCTACCTGTCGGAAGCAATGCAGCGCTTTCTTGGTTACGCATTCATGCAACTGACACTCGACAGTATCCATGCCGATATCCATCCCGGCAATGCCGCCTCTGCCAAGGCGTTGACCAGGCTCGGATTTCGGCAAGACCGGGACAGGCGCGCAAGCTGGCTCGTCGGCGGCGCACAATGCGCGACCGCGTCGTATCGCCTCACGCGGCGCGACTGGCTAGAGAGTGCAGTCCATGCCAACGTGCTCACAGCCGCGCTGCTTGATCAAAGCCAGGCACAACGATAG
- a CDS encoding RimK family protein: MRTKLSRPTIAQFAAGADDDPKEPPATARVAPLRARAVASRLIIVVEQLKDWPDTATPYTIVTAAQFLGSADQGGAPGSTVINLCRSYKYLSVGYYCSLLAEARGQAVLPSVKTINDLSRKAIYGLDTDQLDYALNQSLEHTGERPMPVEFSMDIYFGTTEYTPLVALARQIFETFPTPLMRVEFERDEDWKIGAIRVHNVSTLSDAQLTCGRAALRAIERAPMPAPAPVKPYRYHIAILRDPDEELPPSNEAALERFVDVGRELAMDITLIEKKDFSRLAEFDALFIRETTAINHHTYLFAKKAESEGMVVIDDPMSILRCTNKVYLADLLRLNKIPTPHTYALQRTDIADIGAIEREIGYPMVMKIPDGAFSRGVTKVANAEQFQQTAQALLTQSALILVQEYMYTDFDWRIGVLNRKAIFASKYFMSKNHWQIAKRDAGGQAKFGAARAVALDEVPPDLLAYAVAAANLIGDGLYGVDMKMTTRGPVVIEVNDNPNIDAGNEDSVLGNDMYRIVLRDLVRRLDIAHGLTPVQTESGT, translated from the coding sequence ATGCGCACCAAGTTATCCCGCCCTACGATTGCCCAGTTTGCCGCTGGCGCCGACGACGATCCCAAGGAACCTCCCGCCACGGCGCGCGTCGCCCCGCTGCGCGCGCGCGCCGTGGCGTCGCGCCTGATCATCGTGGTCGAACAGCTCAAGGATTGGCCCGATACGGCCACCCCGTACACCATCGTCACCGCGGCCCAGTTCCTGGGCTCGGCGGACCAGGGCGGCGCCCCGGGAAGTACCGTCATCAACCTGTGCCGAAGCTACAAATATTTGTCGGTCGGTTACTACTGCTCGCTGCTGGCCGAGGCCCGCGGCCAGGCGGTGCTGCCGTCGGTGAAAACCATCAACGACTTGTCGCGCAAAGCGATCTACGGCCTCGATACTGACCAACTGGACTATGCACTGAACCAGTCGCTCGAGCACACGGGCGAGCGTCCGATGCCCGTCGAATTTTCGATGGATATTTATTTCGGCACCACCGAATACACCCCGCTAGTCGCCCTTGCGCGCCAGATCTTCGAAACCTTCCCGACCCCGCTGATGCGGGTCGAGTTCGAACGCGACGAGGACTGGAAGATTGGCGCCATCCGGGTGCACAATGTGAGCACCCTCAGCGATGCCCAGCTCACCTGCGGCCGCGCCGCCCTGCGCGCCATCGAGCGTGCACCGATGCCGGCCCCGGCTCCCGTCAAACCGTACCGCTACCATATCGCCATTTTGCGCGATCCGGACGAAGAGCTGCCGCCGAGCAACGAAGCAGCGCTGGAGCGGTTTGTCGACGTGGGCCGCGAACTGGCCATGGATATCACCCTGATCGAGAAAAAGGATTTTTCGCGGCTGGCCGAATTCGATGCCCTGTTCATCCGTGAAACCACCGCCATCAATCACCACACCTATCTGTTTGCGAAAAAGGCGGAAAGCGAGGGGATGGTGGTGATCGACGATCCGATGTCGATCCTGCGCTGCACCAACAAGGTGTATCTGGCGGACCTGCTGCGCCTGAATAAAATACCGACTCCGCACACCTACGCGCTGCAACGCACGGACATTGCCGACATCGGTGCCATCGAACGTGAAATCGGTTACCCGATGGTCATGAAAATTCCCGACGGCGCCTTTTCACGCGGCGTGACCAAAGTGGCCAACGCCGAACAATTCCAGCAAACCGCCCAGGCCCTGCTGACGCAATCGGCATTAATCCTGGTGCAGGAATACATGTACACCGATTTCGACTGGCGCATCGGCGTGTTGAACCGTAAGGCGATTTTCGCGAGCAAGTACTTCATGTCCAAGAATCACTGGCAGATCGCCAAGCGCGATGCCGGCGGACAGGCCAAGTTTGGCGCCGCGCGCGCAGTGGCCCTGGACGAAGTCCCGCCCGACCTGCTGGCGTACGCGGTCGCTGCGGCCAATCTGATCGGCGACGGGCTGTATGGGGTAGACATGAAAATGACGACGCGCGGTCCCGTGGTCATCGAAGTCAACGACAACCCGAATATCGATGCCGGCAATGAAGACAGCGTGCTGGGCAACGACATGTACCGCATCGTGCTGCGCGACCTGGTGCGCCGGCTCGATATTGCCCACGGCTTGACGCCCGTGCAGACCGAGTCCGGTACATGA
- a CDS encoding nucleotide-binding protein, with amino-acid sequence MIVAIASIQGKPLKTPLAANLALLRARSGRTICLIDVDPRRSAYSCSCARSAAGQSPSVPTRTLDARSLAREIEELTPGFSDLLINTGEVETQEARPALIAARVVLVPVQVGNVDLESQYPLIARLNSARMFNPSLKVLFVIVSDGSTPSPEQLAAVRLYVAHVMSATLVATVLHAPCSHDDGQGRCASDAQTCDPDAAAELHALYREIYTH; translated from the coding sequence ATGATCGTCGCCATCGCGAGTATCCAGGGGAAACCCCTCAAGACCCCGCTGGCGGCGAATTTGGCGCTGTTGCGAGCCCGTAGCGGGCGCACGATCTGCCTGATCGATGTCGATCCGCGCCGCAGCGCCTATAGCTGCAGTTGCGCGCGCAGCGCAGCCGGCCAGAGTCCATCCGTGCCCACCCGCACGCTCGATGCGCGCTCGCTGGCGCGCGAGATTGAAGAGTTGACCCCCGGCTTCAGCGACCTGCTGATCAATACAGGCGAGGTGGAAACCCAGGAAGCCCGTCCGGCGCTCATCGCCGCGCGCGTCGTGCTCGTGCCGGTGCAGGTCGGGAACGTCGATCTCGAATCCCAGTACCCGCTCATTGCGCGGCTCAATTCGGCCCGCATGTTCAATCCGTCCTTGAAGGTGCTGTTCGTGATCGTTTCGGACGGGTCGACACCGTCGCCGGAGCAGCTGGCGGCGGTGCGGCTATATGTCGCTCATGTCATGTCGGCCACCCTGGTCGCGACGGTGCTGCATGCACCGTGCAGCCATGACGACGGCCAGGGGCGCTGCGCAAGCGACGCGCAAACGTGCGATCCGGACGCCGCCGCCGAACTGCATGCCTTGTATCGCGAAATCTACACGCACTGA
- a CDS encoding magnesium and cobalt transport protein CorA, producing the protein MLISCVAYQDGKKLADIPVADISEFIVLPDAFVWVALKDAAQAELAEMQDEFGLHELAVEDARVGHQRPKIEEYGDSLFVVLHAVELIDGELHIGEVDVFVGATYVLSNRTRYRQGFGDVRVRCERETHHLKQGTAFILYALMDEIVDRYFPVVDALEAALWKIEERIFASPAHRSTLEQLYQLKRKVVLFKHAVAPLMEAVGKLDGGRVPHIVANSTDYFRDVHDHLHRINTAIDSIRDTISTAIQVNLSMISLEDNNVNKRLAAWAAIFAVATGLVGVWGMNFEHMPELKWKFGYPLALSIVVSTCGYLYYRFRKSGWL; encoded by the coding sequence ATGCTCATCAGTTGCGTTGCCTACCAGGACGGTAAAAAGCTCGCCGATATCCCTGTCGCTGACATCAGCGAATTCATCGTTCTGCCGGACGCATTCGTGTGGGTTGCGCTGAAAGATGCCGCGCAGGCTGAACTTGCGGAGATGCAGGACGAGTTCGGTTTGCACGAACTGGCCGTCGAGGATGCACGGGTCGGCCATCAGCGTCCTAAGATCGAAGAGTACGGGGACTCCTTATTCGTCGTTCTCCATGCCGTCGAGCTGATCGACGGCGAACTGCATATCGGTGAGGTTGATGTGTTTGTCGGCGCCACGTATGTTCTGTCTAACCGCACTCGCTACCGCCAAGGATTTGGCGATGTACGGGTCCGCTGCGAGCGCGAGACGCATCACCTGAAGCAAGGCACGGCGTTCATTCTGTATGCCTTGATGGATGAGATTGTCGATCGGTATTTTCCGGTGGTCGACGCCCTCGAAGCGGCGCTCTGGAAAATCGAGGAACGCATATTTGCCTCGCCCGCCCATCGCTCCACGCTGGAGCAGTTGTACCAGCTCAAGCGCAAAGTCGTGCTGTTCAAGCATGCGGTCGCGCCGTTGATGGAGGCGGTAGGGAAACTGGACGGAGGACGAGTGCCGCATATTGTGGCGAACAGCACCGACTATTTTCGCGATGTCCACGACCACCTTCACCGCATCAACACCGCCATCGATTCCATTCGCGATACGATCAGCACGGCCATTCAAGTCAATCTGTCGATGATCAGCCTGGAAGACAACAACGTCAACAAACGCCTCGCCGCTTGGGCCGCGATCTTTGCCGTTGCCACCGGGCTCGTGGGAGTGTGGGGCATGAACTTTGAACACATGCCCGAACTCAAATGGAAATTTGGCTACCCGCTGGCACTGTCCATCGTCGTGTCCACCTGCGGCTATCTGTATTATCGTTTCAGGAAATCCGGTTGGCTGTGA
- the corA gene encoding magnesium/cobalt transporter CorA, which translates to MNEGLARVNCSVYRQGVKRGEITIDEIGTALEQQDTFVWLGLVEPDNELMERVQEEFDLHELAVEDAQKAHQRPKIEEYGETLFVVLHTVTLAGQTIHFGETHVFVGRRFVITVRHGKSNGYGSVREKTENTPARLATGPGYVLYSIVDFIVDHYQPCMDTLQYRFRQVEKDLFLPNPPAGNLEEFYNLKNELLSLQAAAGPLTDVCTQLLRFHGDIIPKENRIYYRDILDHVARVTESADRVREMIDAAMQVALAQVTIRQNEVVKRLAGWGAILAVPTMVFSWYGMNFDVMPELTWRWSYPCVMLGIVLVSVFLHRRLKRVGWL; encoded by the coding sequence ATGAACGAGGGCTTGGCAAGGGTAAATTGTTCGGTATACCGGCAGGGCGTCAAGCGCGGCGAGATCACGATCGACGAGATCGGCACGGCGCTGGAACAGCAGGATACGTTTGTCTGGCTCGGTCTGGTTGAACCGGATAATGAATTGATGGAGCGGGTACAGGAAGAATTCGACTTGCACGAACTGGCGGTCGAGGATGCCCAGAAGGCCCACCAGCGCCCCAAGATCGAGGAGTACGGCGAGACCTTGTTCGTGGTCTTGCACACGGTGACACTGGCAGGACAAACGATCCACTTCGGCGAAACACATGTCTTTGTCGGGCGTCGCTTCGTCATCACCGTCAGGCATGGGAAATCGAACGGGTACGGCAGCGTGCGCGAAAAAACCGAAAATACCCCGGCCAGGCTAGCTACCGGACCAGGCTACGTCCTGTACTCGATCGTCGACTTCATTGTCGACCATTACCAGCCCTGCATGGATACGCTCCAGTACCGCTTCCGCCAGGTGGAAAAGGACTTGTTCCTGCCCAATCCTCCGGCCGGTAACCTGGAAGAGTTTTACAATCTGAAGAACGAACTGCTGTCGTTGCAGGCGGCCGCCGGGCCGCTGACCGACGTGTGTACGCAGTTGCTGCGCTTTCACGGGGACATCATCCCCAAAGAAAACCGGATTTACTACCGCGACATTCTCGACCACGTCGCGCGTGTGACGGAGTCCGCGGACCGGGTAAGGGAGATGATCGATGCCGCCATGCAGGTAGCGCTGGCCCAGGTAACGATCCGCCAGAACGAGGTCGTCAAGCGCCTCGCTGGCTGGGGCGCCATTCTCGCCGTTCCGACAATGGTATTCAGTTGGTACGGGATGAACTTTGACGTCATGCCCGAATTGACATGGCGTTGGAGCTACCCTTGCGTCATGCTTGGGATCGTCCTGGTGAGCGTTTTTCTCCACCGTCGACTCAAGCGGGTAGGATGGCTTTAG
- a CDS encoding S8 family peptidase, producing the protein MHRHPRFYLACTASVIAVAAALASAAQAAPAAPAAHVLSIDELRAMEGSQRFDRTRLIVKFRSDATEADKEQAMRAITPTSRKRLHGGRHGRSLASATDYSLAGAADRARTRGMDRYELVNLNRLWSVPSAIAQLRRNPLVEDVQPDWMLELQDTAPSNDAAFNNLWGVHGATTTPANPFGTGVAALWQQGYACKTTQPAYVAVLDTGVRSTHEDLKDNMFINGGEKAGDGIDNDGNGFIDDVRGWNFYSHTSNAEDDHSHGTHVAGTIAARRNNSLGVAGICGDGGVKIIPVKVCSGGGSCPSSAVMEALSYLVDLKTKRGINVVAVNLSLGGLSDTVNNNGIEYFQAARDANIMVAAASGNNGANTDGKFMWPANLDVENVIAVGNLKQDGILSSTSNFGVTSVDIAAPGTGIYSTVINSDSAYSWKNGTSMASPHVAGALGLYRVLNPTATVQQTRNALLSSAAVEPLLNGKIAGSRRLDVSRWAWGKATSFQAQCGASLTNRVGLWIRTTAYSDGSLRTPLAQMGVALTFTNAQGGLMGSYARKTDANGQVLWSFSGTQFPWGSQFSVNVRTDDGGSRTYTSAELGCYAGR; encoded by the coding sequence ATGCATCGCCATCCCCGTTTTTACCTTGCCTGTACCGCATCCGTTATCGCCGTGGCCGCCGCTCTGGCTTCGGCCGCGCAGGCTGCCCCCGCCGCGCCGGCCGCGCACGTCCTCTCCATTGACGAGCTGCGCGCCATGGAAGGATCGCAGCGCTTCGACCGCACGCGTCTGATCGTCAAGTTCCGCAGCGACGCTACCGAAGCCGACAAGGAGCAGGCAATGCGTGCCATCACGCCGACCAGCCGTAAGCGCTTGCACGGCGGGCGCCACGGTCGCAGCCTGGCCAGCGCCACGGATTACAGCCTGGCTGGCGCCGCGGATCGTGCCCGCACGCGCGGCATGGATCGCTACGAACTGGTCAATCTGAACCGTTTGTGGAGCGTGCCATCGGCGATCGCGCAACTGCGCCGCAACCCCTTGGTGGAAGATGTCCAGCCGGACTGGATGCTGGAGTTGCAAGACACCGCACCGTCCAACGATGCGGCATTCAACAACCTGTGGGGCGTGCACGGCGCCACCACCACCCCCGCCAATCCGTTCGGCACCGGCGTGGCCGCGCTCTGGCAGCAGGGCTATGCATGCAAGACGACACAGCCGGCGTACGTGGCGGTGCTCGATACCGGTGTACGCAGCACGCACGAGGACTTGAAGGACAACATGTTTATCAATGGCGGCGAAAAAGCCGGCGATGGTATCGATAACGATGGCAACGGATTTATCGACGACGTCAGGGGCTGGAATTTCTATAGCCACACCAGTAACGCGGAGGATGATCACTCGCACGGCACGCACGTGGCCGGAACGATCGCCGCGCGCCGCAACAACAGCCTGGGCGTGGCAGGCATCTGCGGCGACGGCGGGGTAAAGATCATTCCCGTCAAAGTATGCAGCGGCGGCGGCAGCTGCCCCTCGAGCGCGGTGATGGAAGCGCTCAGCTATCTGGTGGACCTGAAAACCAAGCGCGGCATTAACGTGGTGGCAGTGAACCTCTCGCTGGGAGGCTTGTCCGACACCGTCAACAACAACGGTATCGAATACTTCCAGGCTGCGCGCGACGCCAATATCATGGTGGCCGCCGCGTCCGGCAATAACGGCGCCAACACGGACGGAAAATTCATGTGGCCGGCGAACCTGGACGTGGAGAACGTCATCGCAGTGGGCAATCTGAAGCAGGATGGTATCTTGTCGTCGACGTCCAATTTTGGCGTCACGTCGGTGGACATCGCTGCGCCGGGAACGGGCATTTATTCCACCGTGATCAATTCGGACAGCGCTTACAGCTGGAAGAACGGTACTTCGATGGCGTCGCCTCACGTCGCTGGCGCGCTCGGACTGTATCGCGTGCTGAACCCGACGGCCACAGTACAGCAAACGCGCAATGCCTTGCTGTCCAGCGCGGCGGTGGAGCCCTTGTTGAACGGCAAGATAGCAGGGTCGCGCAGGCTGGACGTGTCGCGTTGGGCTTGGGGAAAAGCCACCAGCTTTCAGGCGCAATGCGGCGCCAGCCTGACCAACCGGGTGGGTTTGTGGATCCGCACGACGGCGTATAGCGATGGCTCGCTGCGCACACCGCTTGCACAGATGGGTGTCGCGTTAACGTTCACCAATGCGCAAGGCGGCTTGATGGGCAGCTACGCGCGCAAGACCGACGCCAACGGCCAGGTGCTGTGGTCGTTCAGCGGCACCCAGTTCCCATGGGGATCGCAATTCTCGGTCAATGTCCGTACCGACGATGGCGGCAGCCGTACCTATACCAGCGCCGAGCTTGGGTGCTATGCCGGCCGCTAA
- a CDS encoding manganese efflux pump MntP, with amino-acid sequence MNFASTAALSLAMSTDAFAAAIGKGAALHKPSLREALKTGLIFGVIEGLTPVAGWALGRVAAPYVAAWDHWIAFVLLCGIGLMMIKSSFSGQSEAPEKPASHTFWMLALTGFATSIDAMVVGIGLALLGADILITAAAIGFSTFIMVTAGVMMGRLLGAIAGKRAELIGGLVLISIGCLILYEHTRPGL; translated from the coding sequence ATGAATTTTGCATCTACCGCGGCGTTATCGCTTGCCATGTCCACAGACGCGTTCGCAGCCGCAATTGGTAAAGGTGCGGCGCTGCACAAGCCGAGTCTGCGGGAAGCATTGAAAACCGGTTTGATCTTCGGTGTCATCGAGGGGCTGACACCGGTGGCCGGCTGGGCGCTGGGCCGGGTAGCCGCACCGTATGTCGCGGCCTGGGACCACTGGATCGCATTCGTGCTTTTGTGCGGCATCGGCCTGATGATGATCAAGTCGTCCTTCTCCGGACAGAGTGAGGCGCCGGAAAAGCCGGCAAGCCACACTTTCTGGATGCTTGCCCTTACCGGATTTGCCACAAGCATTGACGCGATGGTGGTCGGCATCGGTCTGGCGCTACTCGGAGCCGATATTCTCATTACCGCAGCCGCGATCGGATTTTCCACTTTCATCATGGTCACTGCCGGCGTGATGATGGGCCGGCTTTTGGGCGCCATTGCCGGTAAGCGCGCGGAACTCATTGGCGGGCTGGTGTTAATTAGCATCGGCTGCCTTATCCTGTACGAACATACGCGGCCAGGCCTATAA